The Zalophus californianus isolate mZalCal1 chromosome 7, mZalCal1.pri.v2, whole genome shotgun sequence genome includes a region encoding these proteins:
- the SAPCD1 gene encoding suppressor APC domain-containing protein 1 isoform X3: MQALEREQDALWQGLELLERGQACFEGRLREALQQQQHLGALGENFLTDLHSESHGPQLAQIQKVNMCLQNLIQKFSPHPLNKASSCPAQDWKGRPRKQNLRQQQELSRQQKGGIQPKSETTQPGCPKMQRGPTHINGSRWWVN; this comes from the exons ATGCAGGCTCTGGAGAGGGAGCAGGACGCCCTGTGGCAGGGGCTGGAGCTGCTGGAGCGCGGCCAGGCCTGCTTTGAGGGCCGTCTGAGGGAGGCACTGCAACAACAGCAGCACCTAGGGGCTCTTGGTGAG aattttctaaCAGATTTACACTCAGAGTCTCATGGCCCCCAGTTAGCCCAGATTCAAAAGGTGAACATGTGTTTGCAGAATCTGATTCAGAAG ttcTCCCCACATCCCTTAAATAAGGCTAGTTCCTGTCCTGCccaggactggaagggaaggcCAAGGAAGCAGAACTTACGGCAGCAACAG gaGTTGTCGAGGCAGCAGAAGGGAGGCATTCAGCCAAAAAGCGAGACCACTCAGCCGGGCTGCCCCAAGATGCAGAGGGGCCCAACCCAT ATAAATGGCTCCAGGTGGTGGGTCAACTGA
- the SAPCD1 gene encoding suppressor APC domain-containing protein 1 isoform X1, whose protein sequence is MGSQGPGGPPRGGAPYTVLLLPLGTSRRHPGARSFFLWLQRMQALEREQDALWQGLELLERGQACFEGRLREALQQQQHLGALGENFLTDLHSESHGPQLAQIQKVNMCLQNLIQKFSPHPLNKASSCPAQDWKGRPRKQNLRQQQELSRQQKGGIQPKSETTQPGCPKMQRGPTHINGSRWWVN, encoded by the exons ATGGGGAGCCAGGGGCCTGGCGGGCCGCCCCGCGGCGGGGCTCCCTACACGGTTCTGCTGCTGCCACTGGGGACAAGCCGCCGGCACCCAGGGGCCCGGAGCTTCTTCCTCTGG CTGCAGAGGATGCAGGCTCTGGAGAGGGAGCAGGACGCCCTGTGGCAGGGGCTGGAGCTGCTGGAGCGCGGCCAGGCCTGCTTTGAGGGCCGTCTGAGGGAGGCACTGCAACAACAGCAGCACCTAGGGGCTCTTGGTGAG aattttctaaCAGATTTACACTCAGAGTCTCATGGCCCCCAGTTAGCCCAGATTCAAAAGGTGAACATGTGTTTGCAGAATCTGATTCAGAAG ttcTCCCCACATCCCTTAAATAAGGCTAGTTCCTGTCCTGCccaggactggaagggaaggcCAAGGAAGCAGAACTTACGGCAGCAACAG gaGTTGTCGAGGCAGCAGAAGGGAGGCATTCAGCCAAAAAGCGAGACCACTCAGCCGGGCTGCCCCAAGATGCAGAGGGGCCCAACCCAT ATAAATGGCTCCAGGTGGTGGGTCAACTGA
- the SAPCD1 gene encoding suppressor APC domain-containing protein 1 isoform X2, with protein MGSQGPGGPPRGGAPYTVLLLPLGTSRRHPGARSFFLWLQRMQALEREQDALWQGLELLERGQACFEGRLREALQQQQHLGALGENFLTDLHSESHGPQLAQIQKVNMCLQNLIQKFSPHPLNKASSCPAQDWKGRPRKQNLRQQQELSRQQKGGIQPKSETTQPGCPKMQRGPTHV; from the exons ATGGGGAGCCAGGGGCCTGGCGGGCCGCCCCGCGGCGGGGCTCCCTACACGGTTCTGCTGCTGCCACTGGGGACAAGCCGCCGGCACCCAGGGGCCCGGAGCTTCTTCCTCTGG CTGCAGAGGATGCAGGCTCTGGAGAGGGAGCAGGACGCCCTGTGGCAGGGGCTGGAGCTGCTGGAGCGCGGCCAGGCCTGCTTTGAGGGCCGTCTGAGGGAGGCACTGCAACAACAGCAGCACCTAGGGGCTCTTGGTGAG aattttctaaCAGATTTACACTCAGAGTCTCATGGCCCCCAGTTAGCCCAGATTCAAAAGGTGAACATGTGTTTGCAGAATCTGATTCAGAAG ttcTCCCCACATCCCTTAAATAAGGCTAGTTCCTGTCCTGCccaggactggaagggaaggcCAAGGAAGCAGAACTTACGGCAGCAACAG gaGTTGTCGAGGCAGCAGAAGGGAGGCATTCAGCCAAAAAGCGAGACCACTCAGCCGGGCTGCCCCAAGATGCAGAGGGGCCCAACCCATGTATAA